In Deltaproteobacteria bacterium, the sequence CCGGCTCGTCGCCGAAGTGGGCGCGGATGATCCGCTGCTTCAGGTACTCGAGGGTGCCGAGGTCTTCGACGATGTCGCCGCCGGTGTCGTAGAAGAAGATCTCGCCGCTCTTGTTGCGTCCGACGGCGACCACCCACTCGAGCTCGTCACGGTCTTCGAGCAGATAGTTGATGGTCTGCGACACTCCCTTTCCGGAGATGATCGTGACCTTCGCACGTGCGGTCTTGTCGTCGTTCGCCATCAGCGGATTGAACAGAATCGGCTAACGGGACCGTATAAGCGGGCTAGGGAGCAGTCAATACGGCTTCGAGGATCGTCTCGACGTGCGGACTCTGCGGAAACAGGTCGATGGGCTGCACGCGGGCGACGACGAAGCCGGCGCCCGCGAGCGTGCGGACGTCGCGCGCGAGCGTCGTCGGATCGCACGATACGTACACGATGCGTCGGGGCGCGAGGCGCGCGAGCAGCCCGGCGACGGCCGCGGCGCCCGTTCGCGGCGGGTCGAGCACGACCACGTCCGCGCCGGAGAGGCCGTGGCGGCGCAGGTGGTCGTCCGCCGCGGCGACCTCGAAGCGTGCGTTGACGAGCCCGCTCGCCGCCGCGCTCGCCGCGCCGTCCTCGACGGCGCGCGGGTCCTGGTCGACGGCGACGACCGACGACGCGGCGCGGGCGAGCGGCAGGGTGAGGTTTCCGGCGCCGCAGAAGAGGTCGAGGACGGGCGCCCCGCCGCCGACCATCGCCACCACGGTGCGTACGAGGAGGAGGTTGGCGGCCGGATTCACCTGCGTGAAGGTTCCCGCGCGCTGGACGGTCGGCGCCGCGTCGATCTCGGAGCGTACCGTGATCTCCGTGACGCCGAAGCGGCGCGTCCACGTCCGACCACGGAGCGCGACGCCCGCGGCCGTCGGCGTCGCGGCGAGCCAGGCGCGGATCGCGCCGTCGTCGGCGGCCGCGAATGCGCCGCGCGCGGTGGCGTCGAGCACGAGTCCCTTGCGGCCGTTCGCGACGATCTCCACGTCCTCGAGCGTCGTTTGCAGCGATCCGACGAGCGCGCGCAGCGGCGCGAGCCCGGCCGCGACGGCGGGCTCCGCGATCGGGCACCGGTCGATCGGGACGAGCGCGTGCGAACGCGGCCGGCGGTAGCCCACGACGCCGCCCGCGCCGACGTGTACGCGGATCCGGTGGCGATAGGCCCATTCCGAGGGCGCCGCCAAGATGGGCGCGAGCGCGCGCGGCGTCACGCCGGCGATCCGCGCCAGCGACTCGCGGACGTTCGTCTCCTTGGCGGCGAGCTGCGTCACGTAGTCGACGTGTTGCCACGGGCAGCCGCCGCACTCGCGCGCCCACGGACACGGCGGGTCGCGCCGCGCCGGACCGGGTGCGCACACGTGAAGGAGCGCGGCGCGCGCCCAGTTGCCGTGCTCCTCGACGACGCGAACCCGGACGCGGTCGCCCGGCGCGGCCCCCGGAACGAACACGACCCGGCCGTCGCGGCGGCCGACCGCGTCCGGCCCGTAGGCGAGCGTGGTCACGTCGAGGACGAACGTCCCCGGCTCGTCGGGACAATGGGGCGTCAGCGGCGTCGACTCAGTTCGCGGTGGAGGGTGCTTCCACCGGCGCGTCGGCCGCCGGCGCCTCGCGTGCGGGCGCCGGCTGCGCGCGCGTCACCGCCTCGAAGCGGGCGACGAGCTCTTCGAAGCGGCGCGCCATCTGCTCGCTCCGCCCGGCGACGTCCTCGAGGCGGCGCGCCATGAACGTGCGCTGGTCCTCGAGCTCGCGGATCTTTCCCTCGAGCTCCTGGACGCGCGGGTTGGCGGCGATGATGTAGTTGCCCGCGCCCGACGTCACCATGAACACCGCGCCGGCCACGCCCAGGATGAACCCGAGCAGGAACCCCACCAGTATCTTCAAGATCATGCGGCCTCCTCCAATCGTCCGAGCTCGCGCACCAATACCATGATCGCGGGGAGTGTGACGGTCCCGGCGCTCTGGAGGTCGGCGAGGAGGGCGCGAATGCGTTCCAGGGTGGCGGCGCGGCGGAGGCGGAAGGTGACGACCCGCGCCGCGACCTCGCCGCTGCCGGCGAGGAGCTGGCGGGTGAGCTCGCGGCGCACGTGGTCGAGCTCGGCGCCGAGGCTTTCGACGGCGCGGCGCTCCCAGCGGTCCTCGCCGGCGACGTCGTCGAGCGCCTGTCGGAGCCACGCGAAGTCGAAGATCTCGGCCGCGCCGAAGTACGCGGCGGCGGCGGTCGCGGGCGGAATGTTCGTCGCGCCGGCGACGTGGGCGACGTCGAGGAGGGCACGCAGCCCTTCCAGCCGGACGCAGGCCGCGGCGAGGTCCGTCGGCACCTGCTCCGCGACGAGGGCGGCGACGCGGGCGTCCCGGCGGGCGCGCTCCGCGGCGGGCAACGCCGCCTCCGCCTCGGCGAGGGCGGGCCGGGTGCGGTCGATCATCGCGTCGAGCGGACCGAGGCGCGGGTAGGCGGCGAGGATCCAGCGCACGGCGCGATCGAGTCCGGCGACCACCAGGTCCAGGATGCGTGTTTCGATCGTCGGGCCCGCGTCCACGGCTCGCGCCGCGATCGCCCGCGCGTCGGAGAGCGCGTCGGCGACCACGAACGCGCGTGCGACGTCCGGGGCCGTCGCGCCGCTCTCGCGCATGGTGCGGGTGAAGAAAGCGGCGCCCATCAGGTCCACGACGTCGTTGGTGAGGGTGGTCGCGATGATCTCGCGGCGGAGACGGTGCACGCGGATCGCGTCGCGGCAGCGGGCGACCATCCGCGCCGGGAAATACGCCAGCAGCACGCGCTCGAGGTGGGGATCCTCGCAGAGCGCGTCGCTCGCGAGGAGCCGCGTCGCGTGCATCTTGGCGTAGGCGAGCAGCACCGCCAGCTCCGGCCGGGTGAGGCCGCGGGCGATCGAGCGCCGGGCGCGCAGCGCGTCGCGGTCGGGGAGTCCCTCGAGGGCGCGATCGAGGAGGCCGGTCGCCTCGAGGTCAGCCATCATCTCGCGGAAGTGGACGAGCCGGGTCTCGCTGCGGCGCTGATCGCGCGAGATGGCGCGGCTCTGGCTCCGGTTGTGCGCGAGCACGAGCGCGGCCACGTCCTCGGCGAGCTCCTGGAGGAGCGCGTTCCGCTCGGCCGTCGTCATGGCGCCGCTCGCCACCGGCGGCTGGAGCGCGATCTTGAGGTTCACCTCGTGATCGGAGGTGTCGACGCCCGCCGAATTGTCGATGGCGTCGGTGTTGATGCGTCCGCCGGCGAGCGCGAACTCGACCCGGGCGCGCTGCGTGAAACCGAGGTTCCCGCCTTCGCCGACGACGCGCGCGCGCAGCTCGCTCGCGTTGACGCGCACGGTGGCGTTCGTGCCGTCGCCGACGTCGGCGTTGCTCTCGCCGCGCGACTTCACGTACGTGCCGATGCCGCCGTTGAAGAGCAGGTCGGTCGGCATCCGCAGAACCGCCTGGATCAGCTGGTCGCCGTCGATCGTCTCGGCGGCGATGCCGAGCATGGCGCGCGCCTCGGCCGAGAGGCGGACGATCTTCGTGCCGCGCGGGATCACCGCGCCTCCCGCGCTCAGCGCCTCGGGGCGATAGTCGGCCCAGCTCGAGTGCGGCAGGGCGAACAGGCGCGTGCGCTCGGCGTACGATGCCTCCGGATCCGGGTCGGGATCGAGAAAGACGTGGCGGTGGTCGAACGCCGCGCGCAGCCGCGCGGCGCGGGAGCACAGCAGGCCGTTCCCGAAGACGTCGCCGCTCATGTCGCCGATGCCGGTCACCGTGAAAGGGTCGCGGGCGACGTCGCGTCCGTCGAGCTCGCGGAAGTGGAGCGCGACGCATTCCCAGGCGCCGCGGGCGGTGATGCCCATGCGCTTGTGGTCGTACCCGTGCGAGCCGCCCGAGGCGAAGGCGTCGCCGAGCCAGAAGCCCCGCTCCTCGGCGAGCGCGTTGGCGACGTCCGAGAACGTCGCGGTGCCCTTGTCGGCGGCGACGACCAGGTAGGGATCCGGCTCGTCGTGGCAGACGGTCCCCTCCGGACGCGCGATGCGGTCGCCGTCGACGTCGTCGGTGAGGTCGAGGAGGCAGCCGACGAACGTGCGATAGGCGTCGAGCACCGCCGGCGGACTCACGGGCCCCTTCACGACGAAGCCGCCCTTCGCGCCGACCGGCACGATGACGGCGTTCTTCACGGTCTGCGTCTTCATGAGGCCGAGGACCTCGGTCCGGAAGTCGTCGCGCCGATCGCTCCACCGCAGACCGCCCCGCGCGATGCGTCCCGCCCGCAGGTGCACGCCCTCGATGCGCGGGCCGTGGACGAAGATCTCGTACAACGGGCGCGGCTTCGGCATGTGGTCGACCCGGGTGCCATCGATCTTGAACGCGACGGTGTCGCCGCGGCCGGCCGCGAGCCCGGCGTAGTAGCTCGTCCGGACGGTCGCGCCGACCATGTTGCCGAGCGCGCGGAGCACGCGGTCGTCGGCGATGCTCGGGACGTCGTCGAGCGCGCGCACGAACGCCTCGTAGGCCGCGGAGGCGCGGCCGCGATCGGCGTGCGGGTCGTGGCGCGCGCCGAACCACGCGAAGAGCAGCGCGGCGTGGCTCGGGTTGCGGATGAGCGCCTCGACCGACGCCCGCGGGCTCGGCGCCGCGCCGATCTGCGCCGCGTAGGCGGCGTAGGCGCGCAGCACTTGCACCTCCTGCCACGCGAGGCCGGCGGCCGGCACCAGGCGGTGCAGCCCGTCGCTCTCGACCCGACCCTCGCGGACGGCGAGCACGGTCGCGACGAGGCGCGCGGCGTCGCGCGCGACGTCCACGCGATCGCCCGCCTCGGTCCGCACGAGGAAGGTCTCGACGTGGGCGGGCGCGCCGTCGAGCGCGGGCAGGAGCACGGTGTTCTCCGCGAACACCCGCAGGCCGAGGTCTTCGAGCACGGGCATGACGTCGGAGAGGACGAGGGGCTCCCGCAGATAGAGCTTGAGCGCGGTGTAGGGCTCGGGATGTCCGGCGGCGTCGGCGAGGGCGATTCGCGTCCTGCCGCCGCCGGCGAGGGCCTCGAGCTCCGCCACGTCGTCGGCGGCGGTTGCCGGGTCGGTCGCCGCCTTGTAGGCGTCCGGAAAGATCGCCGCGTAGCGGTCCGCGAGGGCCGCACCGTCGACGTCGCCCCGCGCGCTGCGCAGCCGATCGCGCAGGCGGTCGTTCCAGCCGCGCGTCAGCTCGGCGATCTCGCACTGCAGGTCCTCGCGCCGGATCGCCAGCACCTGGGCACGCGACGCGGCGAGCGAGACGTGCAGGCGCGCGTGCTCGCCCTCGCCGAGCACGACGTGGTCTTCGACGACCTCGCCGCCGAAGCGCGTCGCCAGCAGGTCGCGCACGCGGTCGCGGACGACCTCGGAGAAGGCGTCGCGCGGCATGACGATCGTGGCGGCGACGCCGCGCTCGAGCGGATCGGGGCGCAACGTGAGCGACAGCTCGCGCGTGCGCTCGGCCGCGAGGATCGCGCGGATCTCGCCGCGGATCGCGTCGACCGACATCGCGAAGAGATCGGCCTTGGGCAGCGTGTCGAAGACGGCCAGGATCTCGCGGTGCTCGTGCGAATCCGGGACGACGCGCTCGGCCTGCAACACCTGCTGCAAGCGCCGCCGCAAGACCGGGATCTCCGAGGCCTCGTCGGCATGGGCCTGGAAGGTGAAGAGTCCGAGGAGGCGGAACTCGCCGCGCACGCGACCCTGGCGGTCGAGCTTCTTGACGCCCACGTACTCCATCCGCACGTCGCGGTGGACCGGGGCGTGGGCGGTGGTGCGCGCGAGGACGAGCAGCGGTCCGCCGACCACGCGGCTGCGTATCGGCTCGGGGATGCTCGCGACCGGCGTCGGCTCGGCGTAGTGCGAGCGCTCCGTGCGACGGAGGAGCCCGAGACCGGAGTCGGGGTCGAGCGCGAGGGTCGGCACGTCGTCGCGCTCCTCGAGGGAGACGCTGCGGTACCCGAGGAAGACGAAGCCGCCGGCGATCAGCCAGCGCAGCAGCTCCTGGACCTCCTGCACCTCGTCGTCCCAGGCCGCGCTGCCGCCCTTGTACCCGTCGAGGTGCGCGACGACCCCCTCGGTCGCGGCGACGAGCGCGGGATAGTCGTCCGTCACGAGCACGAGGTCGGCGAGGCGCGCGGCGACGCTCGCCTCGAGATCGGCGCGGCGCTCCGCGTCGAGGGGCGGCAACACGGCGAGCACGAGCGACTCGCGCCGGCCGCTCTCGCCCGCAGCGTCGAGCCCCTGGAGCCGTCCGAGCTCGCCGCCGGCGGCGGGCTCGCGCCGCGTCGTCAGCAGCGGGTGGAGGACGTGGCGGACCTCGATGCCCGCCGCCCGCACGCAGTTGCGGATCGTGTCGACGATGAACGGGCGATCGGTCGCGACGGTCTCGAGGACGGTGGCCACGTCGTCCGCGCGGGTCCGGACGCGCGGCGCCTGGCCGGGCGCCGCGAGGAAGGCGAAGCTCCGCGTGGCGACCGCGGCGGCCGCCTCGTCGCCGAGCTCCTCGGCCCAGGGCTCGCCGTCCTTGCTGAAGAGGGCGGTGGCCAGCACGGCGATCGCCTCGTCCTCCCATCCCGCGTGGCGTTCGCGCACGCGGGAGACGATGCGCGCCAGACGATCGGTCTCGACGGCCGCCGGGCGGCTCACGGCGTCACCGGGCGCCGCCGGATGCGCGCCGCGTCCTCCCAGGGCTGGTCGACCGGAAAGGCGGCGTCGGCGTGCACCTCGATCCGCGCGCAGCCGCGCGCCGCGGCGCGCGCTCCGGCGCAGGCGAGGAGCGCGGCGACGGCCGCGGCGTCGCCGCGCAGCTCGCGTACCATCGCGGTCGTCGGACCGAGCCCGCGCACGTACGCGATCACGACGAGCCCGGCGAGGGCGTCCGCGCCTTCCCGCTCGGCGACGTAGAGGTCCTCGCGGAGCGTGCCGACGAGCCGCCGGAAGCGCTTGCGGTCCGCGCGGGCCGCGTCGAGCGGAGCGCCGAGCAGGGCTCGTACGCGCGTGAAGTCGTCCCGGCGCGCGCGCCGCACCACGAGCCCGGCCAGCATGGCCCCGGTGTTTACCAACCGGGACGCGGCCGGGCCAGCGGAGGGCATCGCGAGATCGGCTCGCATCCTCGTCGGCTCGCGCCCGCCGGCGTCCGGTCAGCGCGTCTTCTGGCGGCAGACGACGCGGTTCGCGCGTCGGTTCGTCTGGCAGCCGCTCGCGCTGACGTAGCGTTCGCTCGCGACCGCCACCGACAGTACGAGCTCGGGGGCGCGGCTGCGCTCGAGGTCGAGATGCGCTGCGGTCAGGGCGAGCGTATAGCGCGCGCCGTCGCGCGAGTGCAGCGTGACCTTCTTCACGCCGCCGAGGAGCTGGCCCGTCTTGTCGGCGAACGACAGGCTCGTGCCGTTGCGGTTCATCTTCCAGTCGCGCGCGGGGACGACCACCTGCATCAGCTGGTCGCCGTCGGTCTTGGCGAGCGTCATCGTGAGCGCTTGCCCCGCGACCTCCGCCATCGCGGCGGCCGCGATCGCGTCGAAACGGCCCTTGATGGTGATCGAGTCCTCGTGCGCGGCCTTCCCGATCGCGATCCGCATCGACTGGATCACGAGGAGGCCGCACGCGTCCGTGGCGAGCTGGTCGGGATTCGCCATCGCGTCGCAGTTGTCGCACGCGTCGCCGATGCCGTCGCCGTCGATGTCCTCCTGCCGTCCGTTGGACGCCGCGGGGCAATTGTCCTCGGCGTCGGCGATGCCGTCGGCGTCGGCATCCGGCGGCGGAGGCGTCGGCGCGATGGTCGGCGTCGGCGCCGGCGTCGGCTCGCCCGCGCCGTTCCCGGGGTACAGATAGCTCGCGCCGGCGCGGTCGTCGTCGGTGAGGCCGGCGCCGCGGCCGTCGAAGTGGGCGAACGAGTACATCGTTGCGCTCGCGTCGGTGGAGTGCGCGAGGCCGATCGTATGGCCGATCTCGTGCGTCGCGACCTCCGCGAGGTTGGTCGCGTTCCAGAACGAGCAGCCGCTCCAGCCGTTGTTGAAGATGATGTCGCCTTCGACCACCTCGCGGAACGTCGTGCCGGCGAAGGTCTTCGACGCGCCGCCGGCGCAGTAGCCGCCGATGGCGAGGACGCCGCCGCAGCCCGAGGGATCGGTCACCTCGTTGAACGGGTCGTTGAAGACGATCTTGCTGGTGCCGTCGCAGAAGCCGTTTGCGGTCGCCGCGGTCGTTCCGGCGGACTGCATGACCAGCGACGATGTCGGTACGCCGGTCCACACGGCGAACGCGTCGTTGATCGCTTTCTGGCTGGCGGTGAAGCCGATCTTCGCGTCGCCGGCCTGATCGAGGTAGTACCGCACCGGCTGGCCCTCGTCGGGGAGGAACCAGCGCACGTTGTTGAAGAGCTTGAACCCCTCGGCGTCGGTCGGCGCGGGGACCGTCGCGGCCGCGCGCGCGCCGGAGGCCGACGCGAGCGGCTGCAGCATGCGCGGCACCGGCTGACTGCGCACGATGTCCTGAAGCCGGGCGACGAACGGGCCGGCGAGGCGACGGTCGGCCGGGTCGTGGGTCTGGAGGCGCGCGCCGCCGAGGACCACGACGCCGTCCTCGTCGAGCGAGCGGCTCGCGACGCGCGCGCCGCTCGCGGGATCGGTCGCGACCGAGAACTTGCCGAGCCCCATCTGGGTCGTGCGGAGAAACCCCTCGCCGTCCTGGCCCAGGAAGGCGATGACGCTCTCGCCGACCTCGTAGCGCGCGGCGCCGTAGAGGTGCAGCTCGTCGTCGCCGACGCGGCCGCCGGGGTCGCGAATCGTGATGGTCGCCTGCGGGAGATATCCTTTGATGACGTGCTCCACCGCGAGGGTCGTGAACGTGACGATCGAGCCGCCGCTCGTGCGCTCGGCGTGCACGTCGGCCACGGTGCCGGTCACGATCGCGTCGGCGGAGAGCGTGAGCGCCTCGTCGCTCATGCGGACGAGCGTCGTCGCGCGTGCGGGCGCCGACATCAGGAGCAGCAGCCCGGCGAGCGCGGCCGCGACGCGCAGCGTGACGAGAACGGACCGACGAAGCATCGAACCCCTCCGCGACCCGAACGTGGGTCACGGGGCGCGCAGCAAAGCAGGTGCCAGCAGCGGGAGCGCATGGGACGCGCGCGGTCGTCGCTACGAGCCCGCGCTTGCGTGCCGGGCGCGTGGCGACCGTCATCGACGTGACGGAAAGCTGACGCGCGCGTCGGAAGACGGACTCGCGGCTCGCATGTCCGTTGCCTTGCAGCTTCGCTTGGCGCTAAAGACCGGCCATGCCGGCGTCCGACGATCCGAAGCTCGAGGTCACCGTGCTCGGCTCCTCGGACGCGTTCTGCAGCGGCGGGCACCCGCACGCGACGTACCTGGTCGAGACCGCGCGGGCGACGTTCCTCGTGGATTGCGGTCCGACGGTCCTGCTGGCGCTGAAGCGCCACGGCATCGACACCGCCCGCGTCGACTTCGTCGTCATCAGCCACATGCACGGCGACCACTTCGCCGGGCTGCCCTTCCTGCTGCTCGAGTCGATCTACGAGCGCCCGCGGACGCGGCCGCTCGTGGTGCTCGGTCCGCGCGGCGTCGCGGCGCGCGTCTGGGCGCTCACACGCACGCTCTACCCGGACGTGGTGCCGGACACGCTGCCGTTCGCGCTCGAGTTCGTGGAGCTCGAGCCCGAGCGTCGCGCGACGATCGCGGACGTCGAGCTCCATCCCGTGCGCGTGCCGCACCAGGACGAGGACGTCTCGCTCGCCGTCGGTTTCGCCTCGGGCGGGAAGCGGCTGCTCTACAGCGGCGATTCGCCCTGGGACGACCGCTTCCTCGAGCTCGCGCGCGACGTCGATCTCTTTCTCTGCGAGTGCACTGCGTACGACGAGCCCATGGGCCGCCACATCGAGTGGACGACGCTCGCGCCGCTCGTGCCCCGGCTCGGGTGCCGTCGCCTCGTGCTGATCCACCTCGGCCGGAAGATGCGCGAGCATTGCGGCGAGCTCGGCGTCGAGTGCGCGAGCGAGGGCATGAAGATCCGGCTGTAGGCGGGCCACTCAGCGCCGGCGCGGGCGCGGCGGCGGACCGCCGTACGGATGACCCGGCCGCACGAGCACCGAGCCCTCCGCTTCCTCGCGCGCCTTCGTGTCGTCCTCGACCACGAACGCGCCGACGCTCCGCCGCAGGAGCTCCGCGAAGAAGGGGAGCGATGCGGCGCCGCGTTCGAGGCTCGCGGCGGTCGCGGCCGCGGCGCGCGCGCTCGGCTCGCGCCCGGTCGCGTGCAGCACGAAGGCCATTTCCTCGAGCCGGCGGCGGTACGACGCCGCCGCGGCGCCGGTGAAGAGCTCGCGCTCGGCGCGCGCCAGCACGGCCTGCACGCGCTCCTCCTGCTGGGGACGGCTCAGCAGGATCGGGCTCGCGCGCGCGGCGCGGATCTCGTCGAGATATGGTGCGAGCGTGTCCCGCTCGAGGAGCCACGTCGCGAAGTCGATTTCGTCGAGCAGCGCCGCGCCCTCGGCGGCCGCGGCCGCGTCGCTCGCGACCTCCGGCGCGATGCGTGCGAGCATCGGAGACGTGAGCGGGGCGGGCGGCTGACTCGTGAGGCGCGCGCGCAACGCGGGGTACTGCCCCACGGTTTCGGCGATGCCGCCGGCGCGGGCACGCTCGTAGCCTTCCGCGAGGAGCGCGTCACCGTAGGCTCCGTCGATCGCGACCATCCGGACGTGATGCAGCGCGCGCAGGTCGTCGTGCATGCGGCGCAGCGACTTCCGCGGCAGCTCGGCGAGGTTCACGTCCCGGAGGCCCTTCGGCTCGTTCAAGATGGCGGTCATCACGAGAAGCCCGCCGCCCGCCTGCGGACGCGCGATCCGGACCAGCCGATCGCCGCGGCCGTCGATGCCGGAGACCCAACCTTCGAGCGCGGTCGCCGTCCAGCGCGGCGGGGCCACGGCTGCGGCGGGGGACGCCGGCGCGACGACCCCGCGTTGCCCGAAGCGATAGAGCGCGCGCCGCGCGTCCTTCGCGACCGCCTTCCAGCCGCGGCCCTCGGCCGCTGCCGCGAGCTCGCGGAGCGCCACGGCGTGCGCCTCGTCGACGACGGTGCTCAGGCGCTCGACGAGCGCGCGGTCGAGCGCGGCGGTGCGGCCGGCGAGCGCGAGCAGGTCAGCCGGCGTCGTGTCGTCGTCGGCGACGCCGGCCGCGCGGAGCGCTTCGCGCCCGGCCGCGGCGTCGTCACTCATCGCGCGTCGCGGTCACCGTGGCGCGTGGGTACTGCTCGAGCTTCGCGGTCACGTGATCGCGGATCCACTTGCCGTCCCACCATGCGACGGGGTCGACGTGGACGCCGTAGAGCATGATGCTGAAGTGCAGGTGATCGCCGCCGGCGAGCCCCGTCTCGCCGGTCCGGCCGAGGGTCTCGCCGCGTTGCACTTCCTGTCCTTGCGTCACGGTGATCGCGCTCAAGTGGCCGTAGAGCGAGAAGATGCCGAGCCCGTGGTCGACGATGACCGCCTCGCCGTAGATGCCGAGGTCGTCGGCGAAGACGACCTTGCCGGTGCTCGCCGCGACGACCGGAGCCTGGCGGAGCGATGCGAGGTCGTACCCGAGGTGCGTCTGGGTATCGATGATGGTTCCGTCGTGGCGATACGAGCGGCGATCGCCGAAGCCGGCGAGCGGCGCGCTGTTCGGCTGGCGGAGGAACGCACCGTCCCACCTGGGCGTCGCGGCCGACGTGCGGGTGGCTTCCTTGATCCGCACCTCGCTGTTCTGCCGCACGGTTCGGTTCACGTAGAGGTAGCCCTGCACGAGATCGGGCTGCGCGGGCAGGCGACTCGCGTTCAGGATCTCGGGCACCTTGCGCTCGAGGAACGGGTCGTCGATGTCGAGCGTCTTGTTCGCGAAGGTGCGCGGCTTCACGACCGTGTGGAACGTCACTTCGCGCCGGTTCCCTGCGGCGTCCTCGGCGACGGTTTTCGCGGTGGCCTTGTGGTCGAGGTCCTGCGGGACGGCGAAGAACGCCGCGTGGATGGCCGGGTCGGCGAAGAGCCCGGCCGTACCCGGAAAGAAGTAGCTCGCCACCGCGACACCGCTCCTCACCGCGTCGGACGAGGTCCTGTAGAGCATGAAATCGAGGCCGCCGAGCGTGAGGTAGTGCTGCTGCGAGAGCACCTCGACGGTCGGCGGGCTCAGATCGATGGTGAAGGGCGCTTCGAGCAGCACCGGATCGCTGCGCAGCCAGCGCAGCCAGGAATAGTCGCCCGCGAACACCCGGAGCGTCGCCGGTCCCTCGCCGAGCTTGTGGTCGATCGGCGCGAGCGGCCTGCTGACCGTGGTCTCGAAGATCCCGCTGCCGCGCCACGTCTGGGCGGGGTAGGTCTCGCTGGCGAGCACGGTGGTGGCGCCGTTGCTCTCGACCTCGACGCGGCTCCACGCGAGCCCGGTGCCGACGTCGTGGAGCGTGACGTCGATCGTGCTGCCGCGGCCGAGGGCGGTGACGGGATGCGCGAGCTCCGCGGTCGGCCGCCGGCGCTCGAGCTTCACCCACCCGACGAAGACGATCGACGCGACGAGCGCGAGCGTGACTCCGAGCACCAGCCGGCGACCCACTCCACCCTCGCGCTGGCCACGTTGTCGCCCTTGCCGTGCCATCGACCCGCTCGCGACCTTACGAGCCGCTCCGAAGGGTGTCAATCTTGCCGGGCCGCGAGCGCGGTGATGAGGTCGAGCAAGCTCGCAGTGATCCGCTGCGTCGCGCCCCAGATCACGCGGCCGTCGTGACGATAGGCCGTGACCGGGATCGCACGCCCCTCGATCGTCCACGATTCCGTGACGCTCGTCGCGGGATCGTCGAGAACGCGGAGCGGCAGCGCGAACGCGTCGTGCACCTCGCGCGGGTCCAGGCGGAGCGCGTAGGGGTGCGGGACGCGCGCCACGAAAGGCGTGATGACGAAGTTCGAGCTGAAGGTGCGGATCGGGTCGAGCGCGCCGAGCACGTCGACGTCGGAGGCGCGGAGACCGATCTCTTCGTCGGCCTCGCGGAGCGCGGTCGCGAGCAGCGAGGGGTCGCGCTCGGGCGCGTGGCGCCCGCCGGGGAAGGCGACCTGTCCGGCGTGCTGGGGCAGGGCGGCGCTGCGGGTCGTATAGAGGAGGTGCAGGTCGTCGTCGACGTCGAAGAGCGGCACCAGCACGGCCGCCTGGACGGCCGACGACGGCGGCGGCGCCGGGCGCGGCTCGGCGAGCGCCGCCCGCAGCGCCGGCAGGATCTCGCGGGTCATCGGGCCGGATATCACGGCGGTTCGCCCGCCCGAA encodes:
- a CDS encoding M23 family metallopeptidase, whose translation is MGRRLVLGVTLALVASIVFVGWVKLERRRPTAELAHPVTALGRGSTIDVTLHDVGTGLAWSRVEVESNGATTVLASETYPAQTWRGSGIFETTVSRPLAPIDHKLGEGPATLRVFAGDYSWLRWLRSDPVLLEAPFTIDLSPPTVEVLSQQHYLTLGGLDFMLYRTSSDAVRSGVAVASYFFPGTAGLFADPAIHAAFFAVPQDLDHKATAKTVAEDAAGNRREVTFHTVVKPRTFANKTLDIDDPFLERKVPEILNASRLPAQPDLVQGYLYVNRTVRQNSEVRIKEATRTSAATPRWDGAFLRQPNSAPLAGFGDRRSYRHDGTIIDTQTHLGYDLASLRQAPVVAASTGKVVFADDLGIYGEAVIVDHGLGIFSLYGHLSAITVTQGQEVQRGETLGRTGETGLAGGDHLHFSIMLYGVHVDPVAWWDGKWIRDHVTAKLEQYPRATVTATRDE
- a CDS encoding CoA pyrophosphatase, whose protein sequence is MTREILPALRAALAEPRPAPPPSSAVQAAVLVPLFDVDDDLHLLYTTRSAALPQHAGQVAFPGGRHAPERDPSLLATALREADEEIGLRASDVDVLGALDPIRTFSSNFVITPFVARVPHPYALRLDPREVHDAFALPLRVLDDPATSVTESWTIEGRAIPVTAYRHDGRVIWGATQRITASLLDLITALAARQD